The Alteromonas stellipolaris genome includes a region encoding these proteins:
- a CDS encoding TonB-dependent receptor, with product MYLRCAQLPLRFSSVSIALALSSTLFIPVSYALDDPDAVPEPDIERIRIQGSTQTQSGQFVSASQGWVSGDTLVERPMLRTGEMLEFIPGMMVTQHSGSGKANQYFLRGFNLDHGTDFAVSVDGMPVNMRSHGHGQGYSDLNFVIPEMVDNLSYFKGTYYANIGDFSSAGGAYFSSKDSLESNQLFVTLGEDNYRRAVTLNSASIGKGTAIAALEYQTYDGPWTDINEDVKKKNANLRYIVPLFDGELAISGMAYENNWNSADQVPARAIESGLIDRLGSIDTQVGGDSSRYSLSAQYSSDTINASLYAIDTDLTLFSNFTYFLDNPDMGDQFEQADDRKIYGGELSTTLPLSTPFTVVEGSSITLGGQWRYDDIDNVGLYRTQDLQRIGTNGEGIIREDAIESSSYAAFVQSTIMLSDALSLSLGGRYDYFDVEVDGQSENSGSESDGMFSLKAGLKYRVTDTVTTFANIGQGYHSNDARGTTITQDPVTGEAVEPAPLLVRSLGYETGINWTDDKTYNISAALWQLELDSELVYVGDAGFTEASRPSKRYGVELSAYYWLSHHLTADVEAAYTKARFSDTVDGEGDHIDGTVPVVVSAGATWYQRSNQKGFSYTLRARYLSSRTVDSFDVIEPPSTFLLNTQVAYQHSDWQVGLEVLNLLDNDAHDIDYYYASRLPGEPEEGVEDLHYHPVEPRTVRLTFGIKY from the coding sequence ATGTATTTACGCTGTGCTCAATTGCCTTTACGTTTCTCTTCCGTTTCCATTGCGCTTGCATTGTCATCAACACTTTTCATACCCGTTAGTTACGCACTAGACGATCCCGACGCGGTACCAGAACCAGATATTGAACGCATACGCATTCAAGGCAGCACGCAAACACAAAGTGGGCAATTTGTTTCAGCCTCTCAAGGTTGGGTATCGGGCGATACATTAGTCGAGCGCCCCATGCTTCGCACAGGCGAAATGCTAGAGTTTATTCCAGGCATGATGGTGACCCAGCACAGTGGTTCAGGTAAAGCGAATCAGTACTTTTTACGGGGCTTTAATTTAGACCATGGTACCGACTTCGCAGTCAGTGTAGATGGCATGCCAGTAAATATGCGAAGCCATGGCCACGGACAGGGTTACTCAGATCTTAATTTTGTAATTCCTGAAATGGTAGACAACTTAAGCTATTTTAAAGGCACCTACTACGCCAACATTGGCGATTTCTCTAGCGCTGGCGGCGCGTATTTTAGTTCTAAAGATAGCCTTGAAAGTAACCAACTGTTTGTAACCTTAGGTGAAGACAACTATCGCCGTGCCGTAACCCTAAATTCAGCCAGTATTGGTAAAGGGACGGCTATTGCCGCTTTGGAATACCAAACCTATGACGGCCCATGGACAGACATTAACGAAGACGTAAAGAAAAAGAACGCTAATTTACGTTATATAGTGCCTTTATTTGATGGTGAATTAGCCATTAGCGGCATGGCTTATGAAAACAATTGGAATAGCGCCGACCAAGTCCCTGCTAGAGCTATTGAAAGCGGCCTAATAGACCGATTAGGCTCGATTGATACTCAAGTAGGCGGTGATTCGTCGCGATACAGTTTGTCAGCGCAATACAGCAGCGACACGATAAATGCATCGCTTTATGCTATCGATACCGACCTTACCCTTTTCTCTAACTTCACCTATTTCTTAGATAACCCAGATATGGGAGATCAATTCGAACAAGCTGATGATAGAAAAATCTATGGGGGTGAATTATCTACAACACTTCCTCTTTCTACTCCATTTACCGTTGTCGAAGGAAGCAGTATTACCTTGGGTGGGCAATGGCGATATGACGATATCGATAATGTAGGGTTGTATCGCACACAAGACTTGCAGCGTATAGGTACTAATGGCGAAGGTATCATTCGTGAAGATGCGATAGAAAGTAGTTCTTACGCTGCCTTCGTCCAGTCAACAATAATGCTCTCAGATGCACTGTCTCTATCACTAGGTGGACGTTACGACTACTTTGACGTAGAGGTAGACGGCCAAAGTGAAAACAGCGGTAGCGAAAGCGATGGTATGTTTAGCCTAAAAGCGGGCCTGAAATATCGCGTTACCGACACGGTTACCACCTTTGCCAACATAGGCCAGGGTTATCATTCGAACGATGCTCGAGGGACTACCATTACTCAAGACCCGGTCACAGGTGAAGCCGTAGAGCCCGCACCGTTATTGGTTCGCTCACTAGGTTACGAAACCGGCATTAACTGGACTGACGACAAAACGTACAATATTTCAGCTGCGCTTTGGCAGTTAGAATTAGACAGTGAGTTAGTATACGTAGGTGATGCGGGCTTTACCGAAGCAAGCCGCCCCTCTAAACGTTACGGGGTGGAGCTAAGCGCTTATTACTGGTTAAGTCATCACCTTACTGCCGATGTAGAAGCGGCATACACCAAGGCACGCTTTAGCGATACCGTTGATGGTGAAGGGGATCATATAGACGGCACAGTACCTGTAGTAGTCAGTGCGGGTGCTACGTGGTACCAGCGAAGCAATCAAAAAGGCTTCAGTTATACCTTGCGTGCAAGGTACTTAAGTTCACGCACAGTAGATAGCTTTGATGTTATTGAACCGCCTTCAACCTTTTTGTTAAACACCCAAGTTGCTTATCAACATAGCGATTGGCAAGTGGGTTTAGAGGTATTGAACCTGCTTGATAACGATGCACACGACATCGATTATTACTACGCCTCTCGTTTACCTGGCGAGCCAGAAGAAGGGGTAGAAGACTTACACTACCACCCCGTAGAACCAAGAACCGTTAGGCTTACCTTTGGGATTAAGTACTAG
- a CDS encoding ABC transporter permease — MSNWPKSYPLALIIALMALLPVGVLFSLASDSAEIFDTHNLRVLGNTVSLMVLTIIGSVLIGVPLALFTAYVQMPFKRFWLILLAAPLALPSYIGAFAMYFSFGRGGEIENVLGISTPSIDGLWGSALVMSLYTYPFVMMTTRASLLSLDASLINAARTLGVSLYTSLWRVVLPRVATSIAAGALLAALYALSDFGTPAIMGLDTFTRVIFVEYNAFGLSQAAMLSLQLMVIVGLILFIESRISGAKERPGRHLSLWPARWQCNLMLLAAMPILLLAIVLPLAVFTLWLIREGTGGFEFSYAWNSAYASFLAAIVAVILAIPVAQAAIAGKAGRLMERITYFGFGVPGIVMGTALVYVGLQLPYLYQTLGLLVMAYVLRFIPLAVGSVRSTAENLDTGLVKAARVLGASPREAFMRITLPLTLRGMIAGAALVFLEAMRELPATLMLGPTGFETLATYMWRVYEAGYFGRAAVPGLLLVLLSGFGLILMLSGERRAQFTVSEDERS, encoded by the coding sequence GTGAGCAACTGGCCAAAGTCGTACCCGCTGGCTCTAATTATCGCGTTAATGGCATTGTTGCCAGTAGGCGTTTTATTTTCGTTAGCATCAGATAGCGCAGAAATCTTCGACACCCACAATTTGCGCGTACTCGGGAATACCGTATCTCTTATGGTGTTAACCATTATTGGCTCGGTGCTAATAGGCGTGCCGTTAGCGCTGTTTACTGCCTATGTTCAAATGCCCTTCAAGCGGTTTTGGTTAATTTTATTAGCCGCGCCCTTAGCTTTACCCAGTTATATTGGCGCCTTTGCCATGTACTTTTCATTTGGTCGTGGCGGCGAAATAGAAAACGTATTAGGTATTTCCACTCCCAGTATTGATGGCCTATGGGGTTCAGCGCTGGTTATGTCGTTGTACACCTATCCTTTTGTGATGATGACCACACGGGCATCGTTACTAAGCCTTGATGCCAGCCTAATAAACGCGGCTCGCACCCTTGGCGTATCTTTATACACCAGCTTATGGCGTGTGGTATTGCCCCGCGTCGCGACCAGTATTGCTGCCGGTGCCTTATTAGCTGCACTTTACGCTCTGTCTGATTTCGGTACGCCTGCCATCATGGGGTTAGACACGTTCACTCGGGTTATATTTGTTGAATACAATGCCTTTGGCTTAAGCCAAGCTGCCATGCTGAGCTTGCAGCTAATGGTGATTGTAGGATTAATCTTATTTATAGAAAGTCGAATTAGCGGCGCTAAAGAACGCCCCGGTAGGCATTTAAGTCTATGGCCAGCACGTTGGCAGTGTAACCTTATGTTACTAGCTGCAATGCCTATATTATTGCTGGCAATTGTATTGCCTCTAGCGGTATTTACCCTGTGGTTAATACGGGAAGGGACCGGTGGGTTTGAATTCAGCTATGCATGGAATTCGGCTTATGCTTCATTCTTGGCGGCGATTGTGGCGGTTATTCTAGCCATACCCGTTGCCCAAGCGGCTATTGCAGGCAAAGCCGGCCGTTTAATGGAACGCATTACTTATTTTGGTTTCGGCGTACCCGGTATCGTAATGGGTACCGCGTTGGTTTATGTCGGACTTCAGTTGCCCTACCTATATCAAACTTTGGGTTTGTTGGTAATGGCGTATGTACTGCGGTTTATCCCCCTTGCTGTGGGCAGTGTGCGTAGTACCGCAGAAAATTTAGATACTGGATTAGTGAAAGCGGCGCGAGTATTAGGTGCAAGCCCTCGTGAAGCATTTATGCGCATTACCTTGCCACTTACCCTAAGAGGCATGATAGCCGGTGCCGCGCTGGTGTTTTTAGAAGCCATGCGAGAACTACCTGCCACTCTAATGTTAGGGCCCACAGGGTTTGAAACTCTAGCCACCTACATGTGGCGAGTATACGAAGCAGGTTATTTTGGCCGCGCAGCTGTTCCAGGTTTATTGCTGGTATTGCTATCAGGCTTTGGATTAATATTAATGCTTTCTGGCGAACGCCGCGCCCAGTTTACCGTTTCCGAGGATGAACGTAGTTAA
- a CDS encoding group I truncated hemoglobin: protein MLGGISGCTSTLTASQTSASLYDEIGGSKTLNTVFGVAINRIYKDPVIGHYFNGVPKSHLRKQLVSQTCELIGGPCVYEGKAMLETHKDLNIKEREFYILVEYVQGAMRDVGLTYQQENQILQKLAPIKYETIYL from the coding sequence ATGTTAGGAGGTATAAGCGGGTGCACTTCTACGCTAACGGCAAGCCAAACTTCTGCTAGTCTGTACGATGAAATAGGTGGCAGTAAAACCCTTAACACTGTGTTTGGTGTTGCTATTAATCGAATTTATAAAGACCCTGTTATAGGGCATTATTTTAATGGCGTGCCTAAAAGTCATTTACGCAAACAACTGGTATCACAAACTTGCGAGCTTATTGGCGGCCCTTGTGTTTACGAAGGCAAAGCCATGTTAGAGACCCACAAAGATTTAAATATTAAAGAACGAGAATTTTATATTCTGGTGGAGTACGTTCAGGGCGCTATGCGAGATGTAGGGCTGACTTATCAGCAAGAAAATCAAATACTGCAAAAATTAGCCCCGATTAAATATGAAACTATTTATCTGTAA
- a CDS encoding DUF3034 family protein produces MIKAILFCLGFCLISFFSCANTGSRLTATGGITGFEGTAGGGITPWAFISGYGSKEEINGTANVQYLHLNDYTLTTFGASLGIYDRIELSVQRQSLDISSGITSNVFSLLTDGAISAAQSTRIDMDIVSAKVKVLGDGVFTQRSWMPQVAVGAQYKKHRDFDTTLLLPDGSGPLPNQGVARILGAKDDSGTDFFVSATKLYLGHINGFNLLTNLTARYTKANTFGLLGFASENDDSYKVEWEGSLALLTSPSTVIGVEFRTQTNRLGGLAEEDTVTDAFIAYFPNKSFSLTAAYVDLGNLPMQPSSTGFYLTATANF; encoded by the coding sequence ATGATCAAAGCGATATTGTTTTGCCTAGGCTTTTGTTTAATTTCATTTTTCAGCTGTGCAAACACGGGCTCTCGCCTAACTGCAACGGGCGGCATTACCGGGTTTGAAGGTACCGCTGGTGGTGGTATCACCCCTTGGGCCTTTATTAGCGGCTATGGCAGTAAAGAAGAAATTAACGGCACCGCCAACGTTCAATACCTACATTTAAACGACTACACCTTAACCACCTTTGGTGCCAGCTTAGGCATTTACGACCGCATAGAATTAAGTGTGCAGCGCCAAAGCTTGGATATTTCATCTGGTATTACTAGCAATGTCTTCAGTTTACTCACCGATGGAGCAATTAGCGCCGCCCAATCTACCCGTATCGACATGGATATTGTGTCTGCAAAAGTGAAAGTGTTGGGTGATGGTGTATTTACTCAACGTTCTTGGATGCCCCAAGTGGCTGTTGGTGCCCAATATAAAAAGCACCGAGATTTTGATACCACCCTTCTATTGCCTGATGGCAGCGGCCCACTTCCCAATCAAGGTGTAGCACGCATACTGGGCGCTAAAGATGATAGCGGTACTGACTTTTTTGTTTCTGCCACCAAACTTTATTTAGGCCACATTAACGGCTTTAACTTATTGACCAATTTAACTGCCCGCTATACCAAAGCTAACACCTTTGGCTTACTTGGTTTTGCTAGTGAGAATGACGATAGTTATAAAGTGGAATGGGAAGGCTCCTTAGCGCTGCTAACTAGCCCTTCAACCGTAATCGGCGTTGAGTTTAGAACTCAAACCAATCGCCTAGGCGGGTTAGCTGAAGAGGATACGGTAACCGACGCCTTCATTGCTTACTTTCCCAATAAGTCATTTTCCCTCACCGCAGCTTATGTAGATTTGGGCAACTTGCCTATGCAGCCTAGTTCGACAGGCTTCTATCTAACTGCCACTGCAAATTTTTAA
- a CDS encoding peroxiredoxin, with amino-acid sequence MIEVGSTLPEVDFSLLVNGEMTNPGTAELFNDKRVVMFAVPGAFTPTCSQAHLPGYVALADKIKAKGVDTVICLSVNDAFVMDAWGKMNNAEEIMMLADGNGHFTKQIGLDMNTSDFGGLRSMRYAMLVEDCVVKKISVEDPGRFEVSDAESMLKSL; translated from the coding sequence ATGATAGAAGTAGGTAGCACCTTGCCAGAGGTGGATTTCAGCCTTTTAGTAAATGGTGAGATGACAAACCCCGGCACTGCCGAGCTTTTTAACGACAAGCGTGTAGTAATGTTTGCAGTGCCTGGCGCGTTTACGCCAACCTGCTCTCAAGCACATTTACCAGGCTATGTCGCATTGGCAGACAAAATCAAAGCAAAAGGCGTAGACACGGTTATTTGCTTATCGGTAAACGATGCATTTGTAATGGATGCATGGGGTAAGATGAACAACGCTGAAGAGATTATGATGCTGGCAGATGGTAACGGTCACTTCACTAAGCAAATTGGCTTAGACATGAATACCAGTGACTTTGGTGGCCTGCGTTCTATGCGTTACGCCATGCTAGTTGAAGACTGCGTAGTGAAAAAAATTAGTGTTGAAGATCCAGGTCGCTTTGAAGTAAGTGACGCTGAAAGCATGCTAAAAAGCTTGTAA
- a CDS encoding mechanosensitive ion channel family protein, with protein MEEFIASLDVDQYLPGALAWATNILLALLILIIGMWVAGKAYKGMVALAGRYPQLDDTLFKFFGSVIRYTILAFVGIAVLNRFGVQTASIIALLGAAGLAVGLALQGTLSNLAAGVMLLIFRPYKVDDFVEAAGKFGKVTEIDMFTTILQTFDNQHIIIPNSQIWGEQITNHSHHEIRGVDMTFGVAYGESIDAARAVIDKVLAEHPHVLKEPAPFVEVETLNNSSVDFIVRPFCEGQHYFDIRYSVPEQIKKGLDEANIEIPFPHRKVILVNETNQ; from the coding sequence ATGGAAGAATTTATTGCATCACTTGATGTTGATCAGTATCTCCCTGGCGCACTAGCGTGGGCCACCAATATACTACTTGCGTTACTTATATTAATTATAGGCATGTGGGTAGCAGGCAAAGCCTATAAGGGCATGGTTGCACTAGCCGGTCGATACCCCCAATTAGACGACACCCTATTTAAGTTTTTTGGCAGCGTAATACGCTATACCATCTTAGCGTTTGTGGGCATAGCCGTACTTAACCGCTTTGGTGTACAAACCGCTTCTATCATTGCATTACTGGGCGCAGCCGGGCTTGCCGTAGGCCTAGCGCTACAAGGCACACTGTCTAACTTAGCCGCTGGCGTTATGCTTCTTATCTTCCGCCCATACAAAGTAGATGACTTTGTAGAAGCAGCAGGCAAGTTTGGGAAAGTCACCGAAATAGATATGTTCACGACTATTTTGCAAACTTTCGATAACCAACACATCATCATTCCAAATAGCCAAATTTGGGGCGAGCAAATTACCAACCACTCACACCATGAAATTCGCGGTGTAGATATGACCTTTGGTGTCGCTTATGGTGAAAGTATCGATGCAGCTCGCGCCGTTATCGATAAAGTACTTGCTGAACACCCGCATGTACTTAAAGAGCCAGCACCGTTTGTTGAAGTTGAAACCTTAAACAACAGTTCGGTAGACTTCATTGTGCGTCCTTTCTGTGAAGGTCAGCACTACTTCGATATTCGTTACTCAGTGCCTGAGCAAATTAAGAAAGGGCTTGATGAGGCGAACATTGAAATTCCATTCCCACATCGTAAAGTTATTTTGGTTAACGAAACTAACCAGTAA
- a CDS encoding ABC transporter ATP-binding protein, with amino-acid sequence MLKVSELSVDYGATRVVNKLNLALGSDEILMLVGPTGCGKTTILQALAGLIPISEGQMTLGNWTATPKKTVPPEKRNVGMVFQDFALFPHLTVQQNVCFRLKDTKLADHWLKLLGLENFRDAKPARLSGGQKQRVALARTLAHEPAFVLLDEPLSNLDAALKDSLRWEIRDALKTAGVPAIWVTHDQEEALSVGDRVGILNKGVLEQLATPEACYSEPASRFVARFMGEASFVPGTFTNDTVTTEIGTVPGTSVDGATGKVDLLVRPDDLSLSAQHESPNGTVDWVRYEGESRLYAVTLDSGSQLKVRVSHENAIKPGARAHMALITTHPLAVFAQA; translated from the coding sequence ATGCTTAAAGTTAGTGAGTTGTCAGTTGATTATGGTGCTACCCGTGTAGTGAATAAGCTAAACCTAGCATTAGGTTCAGACGAAATTCTTATGCTGGTGGGTCCAACAGGCTGCGGTAAAACCACTATTTTACAGGCATTAGCTGGACTTATTCCTATTTCAGAAGGGCAAATGACCTTAGGGAATTGGACCGCCACACCTAAGAAAACTGTTCCCCCTGAAAAACGTAATGTGGGTATGGTGTTTCAAGATTTCGCCCTGTTTCCCCATTTAACCGTTCAGCAAAATGTCTGCTTTCGATTAAAAGACACTAAACTTGCCGATCACTGGTTGAAGCTTCTCGGTCTTGAAAATTTTCGTGATGCCAAGCCTGCTCGCTTATCCGGTGGTCAGAAACAACGAGTTGCGCTAGCCCGCACCTTGGCACACGAACCCGCTTTCGTGTTGCTAGATGAACCGCTTTCAAACCTAGATGCCGCCTTAAAAGACAGCCTTCGTTGGGAAATACGTGATGCCCTTAAAACCGCCGGTGTACCTGCTATTTGGGTAACTCACGACCAAGAAGAAGCGTTAAGCGTAGGTGATAGAGTCGGTATTTTAAACAAAGGTGTACTAGAGCAACTTGCTACCCCAGAAGCTTGTTATTCAGAGCCTGCTAGCCGATTTGTGGCCCGCTTTATGGGTGAAGCTAGCTTCGTTCCCGGTACTTTCACGAACGATACTGTCACCACTGAAATTGGCACAGTGCCCGGTACCTCAGTAGATGGTGCTACCGGCAAAGTGGATTTGTTAGTGCGCCCTGATGATTTAAGTTTAAGTGCGCAGCATGAATCACCCAATGGCACCGTAGATTGGGTGCGTTACGAAGGCGAAAGCCGCCTATATGCCGTAACCCTAGACAGTGGCAGCCAATTGAAAGTACGAGTAAGCCACGAAAACGCTATCAAACCTGGTGCTAGAGCACACATGGCGCTAATTACTACGCACCCATTAGCGGTGTTTGCGCAAGCATAA
- a CDS encoding NAD(P)/FAD-dependent oxidoreductase has translation MKQRDVIVIGAGAAGLFCAAQAGARGRSVEVLDHAKKVGRKILMSGGGRCNFTNMYAGPENFLSQNPHFCKSALSRYTQWDFIGLVAEHGIAYHEKTLGQLFCDDSAKDIVELLLKECDKAGVTITPRCEILSVEKTETGYTLNTSMGEYQCESLVIATGGLSMPKLGATPFGYKVAEQFGLSVLPTRAALVPFTLQDKDKDVLAELSGIAIDVNAECNDTSFREAMLFTHRGLSGPAMLQISSYWQAGDALSINTMPTEDAQALINTARTDTPDALLATCLNKVFPKRMVQSFIEYHQWRNVPVKQLSHSECEAIANTLENWQIKPNGTEGYRTAEVTIGGVNTDELSSKTMMAKNVEGLYFIGEVVDVTGWLGGFNFQWAWSSGWAAGQVV, from the coding sequence GTGAAACAGCGTGATGTAATCGTAATTGGTGCTGGTGCAGCTGGGCTGTTTTGTGCAGCGCAAGCCGGTGCCCGTGGGCGCAGTGTAGAAGTGCTCGATCACGCCAAAAAGGTGGGCCGCAAGATACTTATGTCAGGAGGCGGACGCTGCAACTTCACCAATATGTACGCTGGGCCTGAAAACTTCTTATCGCAAAACCCGCACTTTTGTAAGTCGGCCCTAAGCCGATACACCCAATGGGACTTTATTGGATTGGTTGCCGAGCACGGCATTGCATACCACGAGAAAACCCTAGGCCAGTTATTTTGCGACGACAGCGCGAAAGATATTGTCGAGCTTCTGCTAAAAGAGTGCGACAAAGCTGGTGTAACCATTACCCCTCGCTGTGAAATACTAAGCGTTGAGAAAACCGAAACAGGTTACACGCTCAATACCTCTATGGGTGAATACCAGTGTGAGTCACTCGTTATTGCCACCGGCGGCTTGAGCATGCCGAAGCTAGGCGCCACACCGTTTGGCTACAAAGTGGCAGAGCAGTTTGGCTTGAGCGTGCTGCCCACCCGAGCGGCACTAGTACCTTTTACTCTGCAAGATAAAGACAAAGACGTACTAGCAGAACTAAGTGGCATTGCCATAGATGTAAATGCAGAATGTAACGACACCTCATTCCGTGAAGCCATGCTATTTACCCACCGCGGCCTAAGCGGGCCAGCCATGCTACAAATATCAAGCTATTGGCAAGCCGGTGATGCGCTAAGTATTAATACTATGCCTACCGAAGATGCGCAGGCGCTTATCAACACCGCTCGCACCGACACCCCAGATGCCTTACTGGCAACCTGTTTAAACAAGGTGTTCCCTAAACGCATGGTACAAAGCTTTATTGAATACCATCAATGGCGCAACGTGCCGGTGAAGCAACTAAGCCACAGTGAATGCGAGGCTATTGCCAATACGCTAGAAAACTGGCAAATAAAACCCAACGGCACCGAGGGTTACAGAACCGCTGAAGTTACCATAGGTGGTGTAAACACCGACGAGTTATCGTCTAAAACCATGATGGCTAAGAATGTAGAAGGTTTGTATTTTATAGGCGAAGTGGTAGACGTAACCGGCTGGCTAGGCGGCTTTAATTTCCAGTGGGCCTGGAGCAGCGGCTGGGCAGCAGGGCAGGTGGTATAG
- a CDS encoding extracellular solute-binding protein, producing MQRRTFLQGLAAAGALGSLPISSLSFANTIASVSVESLPKLEGDLTLYLGRGEGGLYENVLDAIKKRNPKLNLKIRRGASAALANTLAAEAKAGVKRADLFWAVDTGSIGMVTDSGLAKPLPTDLTTQLKDGFQYPSWTPVTGRIRTLPYNTERVTPDQIPDSVMALADSDLALGWAPAYASFQSFVTAMRILEGEKATADWLKGVNSKAKKYAGELGVVMGVERGEVDMGFANHYYTLRLKAGKPNANVALAYTQNDAGCLVNASGIVALSEGDLPVNFIRYLLSREVQGYLASEAYEIPLVQGVTPPQGLPALSEISPPDMDLRKLADLRPTLNLMRKVGVL from the coding sequence ATGCAACGTAGAACATTTTTACAAGGTTTAGCCGCCGCAGGTGCGTTAGGTAGTTTACCTATCAGCAGTTTGAGCTTTGCCAACACTATCGCAAGTGTGTCGGTAGAATCACTGCCTAAGTTGGAAGGTGATCTCACCCTTTATTTGGGGCGTGGTGAAGGTGGTTTGTATGAAAATGTGCTCGATGCCATTAAAAAACGAAATCCAAAGCTTAACTTAAAAATTAGGCGCGGCGCTTCAGCCGCGTTAGCTAACACCCTTGCTGCGGAAGCAAAAGCTGGGGTGAAACGCGCCGATTTATTTTGGGCAGTAGATACCGGTAGCATCGGCATGGTAACCGACTCAGGTTTAGCTAAGCCGTTACCTACCGACTTAACCACCCAATTGAAAGACGGTTTCCAGTATCCTAGTTGGACACCGGTTACCGGCCGTATTCGTACGTTGCCGTATAACACAGAACGTGTAACACCTGACCAAATTCCCGATAGCGTAATGGCCTTAGCCGATAGTGATTTAGCACTAGGCTGGGCACCTGCGTATGCATCGTTCCAGTCATTTGTTACCGCTATGCGCATTTTAGAAGGCGAAAAGGCTACGGCCGATTGGCTTAAAGGCGTTAATAGCAAAGCGAAAAAATACGCAGGCGAACTTGGCGTAGTGATGGGCGTTGAACGAGGCGAAGTGGATATGGGCTTTGCAAACCATTACTACACACTGCGTTTAAAGGCCGGTAAGCCAAACGCGAATGTTGCTCTTGCCTATACGCAAAACGATGCAGGCTGCTTAGTGAATGCCTCTGGTATTGTGGCGTTAAGCGAGGGTGATTTACCTGTGAACTTCATTCGCTATTTACTTAGCCGTGAAGTGCAAGGTTATTTGGCAAGCGAAGCGTATGAAATTCCGCTGGTACAGGGGGTAACACCACCGCAAGGTTTACCTGCATTATCTGAAATATCACCGCCGGATATGGATCTTCGAAAACTAGCAGATTTACGCCCTACGCTTAACCTTATGCGAAAAGTCGGGGTGCTGTGA